AAACGAGGAAAGCAAATTGTTTTTGAAGGAGATCTAGATTCACTAAAAAGAAATAAAGATGACGTCAAAGACGTATCAACAGGTTTCGAATGCGGAATAGGTTGTGATCGCTTTGCGAACTGGGAAGAAGGGGATCAAATAGAAGCATTCAAGCTTGTAACCCAAAGAAGAAAATTGACCAATTAAATTGAGTTTTTATTCCAACCTTATATCTGAATAAATAAAAATAAATTCAAGTCGAAAAATTAATCTTCAACTTGTTTATTTCTATCTTTATATAATAAAAAACTTAGAATTAATAATGCTGAGCTTTGGATTGCAAGATCATTAAAAGATACAGTATCACCTGCGATGATATTAGTAATCATAATAAAGAACCCTAGAGCAGCTGAGCCGAAAAGCGCTATCCAAACAGCTCTTCTTAATCCCCGATATGGATTTTTTGACTCCTTTAAAAGTCGAGCTCTTAAATTGGGATCCAAATTGGATCCGGGCTTATTTGGATTGTTCAAAAAATAAATCAAAAGATGATAATTTGATTCTAATGCCGGTGTAGCTCAGGGGTAGAGCAACTGATTCGTAACCAGTAGGTCGGTGGTTCAATTCCACTCATCGGCATAAAGTTATCCAATGACATTTGACAGAATTTTCCTGAAATAAAGTTACCTGTATAAAGCCCTTATTCATATATATCTTCTTGCTGGGCAACAGTGATAACAGTTCAAAAAATAAATACCTTTAACTTAGAAAATAACTGTGAATAATGATTCTAAGAAAAGAGTCTAGGTATTCTGCTCATAACGAAAGTGATCTCGATATGTTAGGGTCTTAGCGCTCTAAATGTATGTCATCGGTTTTTACCCTTACAAACAAAGGTTATGACTTCTACTGCTCCTAATGAGAATGTTAAGGATAATTTAAAAGAACAAATTTCTTGCAAATTGGTCTCAGAAATAATTCGTGAACGTATAGAAGCAAATGGAGCAAGATTCCATGCAAATGATAATATTTCCGATTTTATTCAGCCAGGAGAACTAGAGACTCTTGAGAGAGAAGTTGCCACAAGAGTTAGAGATTTGCTCAAAACTTTATTGATTGATGTCGATAATGACCACAACACTCAAGAAACTGCAGAACGCGTTTCCAGAATGTATTTAAATGAAGTATTTAAAGGCAGATATCATCCTCAACCTAAGGTTACTAATTTCCCCAACGATAGGAATCTAGATGAGATCTATACACTAGGACCAATAACTGTTAGATCTGCTTGTTCTCATCACTTGGTTCCAATTCTTGGAGATTGCTGGATAGGAATAAAACCTGGTGAAAAAGTTATTGGAATTTCGAAGTTTGCAAGAGTAGCTGATTGGGTATTTTCTAGGCCACATATTCAAGAAGAAGCTGTAATGATTCTTGCTGATGAAATTGAACGTTTGTGCGAACCAAAAGGTCTAGCAATCCTTGTTAAAGCTCAACATTATTGTATGAAATGGCGAGGAGTAAAAGAACCCGAAACCAGCATGATCAACTCAATCGTTAGAGGTGATTTCCGTCATGATGCAAGCTTGAAGCAGGAGTTCTTCGAACTTGTTAAACAACAATCAAACTTCGGTAAAAATTACTAAATCAACTAAAAGGATTTGATAGTTTACTTAAGACTATTAATAAAGTTCTCCTAGAGAAAAGAGGGATCTAAAAGTGATGGTCGATAAGAAAGTAAAAATGGCCTTTGGTCGCTCTTAACTGCAACAATCACATCTTCTCCAGTGTGCCAAATCCATTGTTGTTGAGATGATGAACCACTCTCAATATCAACGTTTGTTCCAACTGGAGGACCAAAACGGTAACGTAATCCTGCTAAGACCTCAGTCATGTTTTCGTTGCCAATTTCATAAGCAAGTTGTTTTAATCCAGACTCCTTTTCAATTCGTACTCTAAGAGCCTCTACAGGTAAACCACTTATTTGAATATCTTTCACTTCGAACAGATTCTGATTTGTTTTGTTAGCAAGAGGGATCAAAGAGACACCAAGATGAGTTTCTACGTTCGAAAGATCCATTCCCCATTTCAAACCTTCAACACATGCATTAACTGGTTGAGAAAAAACTTGAAAAAGAAAAACAAAAATCATAATGAAAATATATTTAGAAACCTTGGTCATAGCTGAATTGAACACTTTTTAAGTTTGATAATAGATCTCTAGATAAAATAGTTATTGTTTCCACTTATTAGAAATCAAATCTCTAGGATTGAGATGATGAGTTTAATATCGACTACACAATTAGCTTAACTAAAAATACAAAACATTTACATCAGAACTTGAAAGTAGTTTTCACTAAAGCTCCATTAACGTCCTCTTTACCATCTTGTTCAATAACAAAAATAGCTGGAGTAACTGTGACGCTATCGTTCACCGTAAAATCATAAAAAGCTTCCCAAGCCAAAGGATCATCATAGCCACTATCATCTCTATGAGTTTCGGCTGTTCCAATACCAAACCCAAACTTATTCCCCTCGATAAACGCATCATGCCATAGGAAGCCAACAGACCATGTATTGCCATCCTCCACCTTATTCATTGCAGTATCAGGATTATCCTCGTTCTCAGGATTCTTCCAACCAATACCAGCACTCAGGCTGTAGTCGTTTCCGAATTGATAACTACCACTAATTCCATAAGAAGAGTAATCATTCACATCAGGAGAATCATCGGTATTCCCATTATCTGCTTGAGTATAGGCCGCTGCAAGAGTAAATTTCTCATCAACCCATGCCAACTGAGTTGTTATATGATCTTTACCGTCATCAGTTAAGAAACCAATCGAAGAGTTTGATGCGTCTTCTGAAACGAAGAGTGCAGAAGCAACTAATTTGTCATGGGACCAAGTAATACCAGCACCCGCTCCCATTTTTTTGGAATAAGTATCATTGGCTCCTGCCTGGTTTAGTACAAACAAGACTCCATCGCCTGGGTAAGCACTTGGCCACACACCAAGCAAATCATCTTGACGAAGCTTGGGGCCAAAAGTTACTTGAATATCGTCTCCAACAGGGAATTGGTAATAAGCCTTGTGAAGTTCTAACGAATCACTACTACTGAAAGCAGTATCTAATCTTGCCTCACCCATCATCCCGAAGGGCTCCATCATCCCAAAATTACCTATGCGAACAGCAGTCTTAAGCATGTCTTGGCCAGTAAAACTGGTCATAAACATGAGCTTGGTATCGTAATGAAAAACTGTACCATCCTTGTCCCCAGAAGCAGACATTCCACCCATTCCACCCATTCCACCCATTCCAGAATCGCTTACGCCATCTACTCCACCCAAAACAAAAGTCGTTTTACCCATAAACATAGTCGAAGGGTATGAATCCCCCATCTTCATGTGACTATCATTGTGATCATGATGACCTCTATGATCGCCACCTCCTGCTTCAACAGCCATCGGAGCCATTAAGCCTAACGAAGCAGGAATAAAGAGTAATCGTGAAAAAAGCTTCATAGACCTCACAAATACTAGTTATACTAGTAAAACTATATATAGGCCCGAATTTAATCTGATTAACTTGCGATAGCGATAATAAATGTGCTTTTCGCTACAAAGAATTTGTGTGTTTTGCTACAAATATTCAAGGTCTTTTGCTGACAGCGTTCATTATTTAATTAACCTAAAACTAGACGAGCTAGATAAACCTAGAAAGAT
This is a stretch of genomic DNA from Prochlorococcus marinus str. MIT 0912. It encodes these proteins:
- the folE gene encoding GTP cyclohydrolase I: MTSTAPNENVKDNLKEQISCKLVSEIIRERIEANGARFHANDNISDFIQPGELETLEREVATRVRDLLKTLLIDVDNDHNTQETAERVSRMYLNEVFKGRYHPQPKVTNFPNDRNLDEIYTLGPITVRSACSHHLVPILGDCWIGIKPGEKVIGISKFARVADWVFSRPHIQEEAVMILADEIERLCEPKGLAILVKAQHYCMKWRGVKEPETSMINSIVRGDFRHDASLKQEFFELVKQQSNFGKNY
- a CDS encoding DUF3493 domain-containing protein; its protein translation is MNNPNKPGSNLDPNLRARLLKESKNPYRGLRRAVWIALFGSAALGFFIMITNIIAGDTVSFNDLAIQSSALLILSFLLYKDRNKQVED